The following proteins are encoded in a genomic region of Enterocloster clostridioformis:
- the minD gene encoding septum site-determining protein MinD produces MSEVIVITSGKGGVGKTTTSANVGTGLAILGKRVVLIDTDIGLRNLDVVMGLENRIVYNLVDVVEGNCRMKQALIRDKRYPNLYLLPSAQTRDKTSVNPEQMIKLVDDLREEFDYILLDCPAGIEQGFYNAIAGADRALVVTTPEVSAIRDADRIIGLLEHAEIDEIDLIVNRIRADMVRRGDMMSLSDVTDILAVHIIGAVPDDENIVISTNQGEPLVGLGSTAGQAYLDICRRILGESIPMTNPGETETFFARLRGILKRA; encoded by the coding sequence ATGAGCGAGGTCATTGTGATTACTTCTGGAAAAGGCGGGGTAGGCAAGACGACTACTTCTGCCAATGTGGGAACAGGACTGGCTATCCTGGGTAAGCGGGTAGTGCTGATTGATACAGATATCGGCCTGCGCAACCTGGACGTGGTCATGGGACTGGAGAACCGCATTGTCTACAATCTTGTAGACGTGGTGGAAGGCAACTGCCGTATGAAGCAGGCCCTGATAAGAGACAAAAGATACCCGAACCTATACCTTCTGCCTTCGGCCCAGACACGGGACAAGACGTCCGTGAATCCGGAGCAGATGATAAAGCTGGTTGATGACCTGAGGGAAGAATTTGACTACATACTGTTAGATTGTCCCGCAGGCATTGAACAGGGATTCTACAATGCCATAGCCGGTGCTGACAGGGCACTGGTGGTCACGACGCCGGAAGTCTCGGCCATCCGCGACGCGGACCGTATCATCGGTCTGCTGGAACATGCGGAGATAGACGAGATTGACTTGATTGTCAACCGGATCCGGGCCGACATGGTCCGCAGGGGAGACATGATGTCCTTAAGCGATGTGACGGACATTCTGGCAGTACACATCATCGGAGCAGTGCCCGATGACGAGAACATCGTCATTTCCACCAACCAGGGAGAGCCTCTGGTGGGACTGGGCTCTACGGCCGGACAAGCTTATCTTGATATCTGCCGCAGGATACTGGGGGAGAGCATACCTATGACAAATCCCGGTGAGACGGAAACCTTTTTTGCCAGGCTTCGCGGAATACTTAAGAGAGCATAG
- the minE gene encoding cell division topological specificity factor MinE, whose translation MRWFQGFQTRRSGETAKMRLKLLLVSDKAGCSPEMILMIKDDVIHAISKYMEIEKDKVQIQMDTEGSPQKGGCRTLPVLHANIPIRSISNKGLY comes from the coding sequence GTGAGATGGTTCCAGGGGTTTCAAACCAGGCGTTCCGGAGAGACAGCTAAGATGCGGCTAAAGCTTTTGCTGGTATCCGATAAGGCAGGCTGCTCACCGGAGATGATACTGATGATAAAAGATGACGTGATACACGCCATTTCCAAATATATGGAGATAGAAAAGGACAAAGTCCAGATACAGATGGATACAGAGGGCAGTCCCCAAAAAGGCGGCTGCCGGACACTGCCTGTGCTTCATGCCAACATACCGATTCGTTCCATATCGAACAAGGGGCTATATTAA
- a CDS encoding FtsW/RodA/SpoVE family cell cycle protein has protein sequence MFLDYDFRHFNFRLIFYMIVLNVIGVLVIRSATNMNADAVNKQLLGVFIGLAVAIGLSMVDYHKILNFSTLIYGLCIASLVAVLIWGNVVNNARRWIEVPAIGQLQPSEFVKIGLIVTFSWYFMKYQEKVNQVSTVAIAAVLFAIPAALIFEQPNLSTCLVIMVMVLGIVFASGISYKWIAGTLAVTIPVMSTFVYLLLHGMIPFIKDYQAGRILAWFYPDQYGEARYQQNNSIIAIGSGQLKGKGLFNTTIASVKNGNFLSEEQTDFIFAVIGEELGFIGCVVVIALFLLIIYECLMMAARARDLSGRLICVGMATLIAFQAFANIAVATGIFPNTGLPLPFISFGSSSLISIFMGIGLVLNVGLQRETRHI, from the coding sequence ATGTTTTTGGATTATGATTTCAGACATTTTAATTTTCGGCTGATATTTTATATGATTGTACTCAACGTCATCGGCGTGCTGGTTATCCGCAGCGCCACAAACATGAACGCGGATGCAGTCAACAAGCAGCTTTTAGGAGTGTTCATAGGACTGGCTGTGGCCATTGGTCTTTCCATGGTGGATTACCACAAAATCCTGAATTTCAGTACTCTCATATACGGCCTGTGTATTGCAAGCCTTGTGGCCGTACTGATTTGGGGCAATGTGGTGAACAACGCCAGGCGGTGGATTGAGGTTCCGGCCATCGGACAGCTTCAGCCATCGGAATTTGTTAAGATAGGCCTTATCGTAACCTTTTCCTGGTATTTCATGAAATACCAGGAAAAGGTTAATCAGGTCAGCACCGTGGCCATAGCAGCCGTACTTTTTGCCATTCCGGCGGCATTGATCTTTGAACAGCCGAATCTGTCTACCTGTCTTGTGATTATGGTAATGGTACTGGGAATCGTATTTGCAAGCGGCATAAGCTATAAGTGGATTGCGGGAACACTGGCTGTTACCATTCCCGTAATGTCCACCTTTGTCTACCTGCTGCTTCACGGTATGATTCCATTCATAAAGGATTATCAGGCAGGGCGTATCCTGGCCTGGTTTTATCCGGACCAGTACGGAGAGGCCCGTTATCAGCAGAATAACTCCATCATTGCCATCGGTTCAGGCCAGCTAAAGGGCAAAGGGCTTTTCAATACCACCATAGCGTCTGTCAAGAACGGTAATTTCCTGTCAGAGGAGCAGACGGACTTTATCTTTGCCGTGATCGGCGAGGAGCTGGGGTTCATCGGCTGTGTGGTGGTTATCGCCTTATTTTTATTGATAATTTATGAATGTCTTATGATGGCTGCACGGGCCAGGGATTTATCCGGCCGCCTTATCTGTGTGGGCATGGCAACACTGATTGCGTTCCAGGCATTTGCCAACATCGCGGTTGCCACAGGCATCTTTCCCAATACAGGGCTTCCCCTTCCGTTCATCAGTTTCGGAAGCAGTTCCCTAATCAGTATTTTCATGGGAATCGGGCTGGTGCTCAATGTGGGGCTTCAGAGAGAAACAAGACATATCTAA
- the mgsA gene encoding methylglyoxal synthase, with amino-acid sequence MTIGLIAHDAKKKLMQNFCIAYRGILSKNTLYATGTTGRLIEEVANLNIHKYLAGHLGGMQQMAAQIEHNEMDLVIFLRDPQNPKSHEPDVNDVVRLCDIYNIPLATNLASAELLIKALDRGDMEWREVVR; translated from the coding sequence ATGACAATTGGTTTGATTGCACATGACGCAAAAAAGAAACTGATGCAGAACTTCTGCATCGCATACAGGGGAATACTCAGCAAGAACACACTGTATGCAACAGGCACCACAGGCCGCCTGATTGAAGAGGTGGCTAACCTTAATATTCACAAATATCTGGCAGGGCATCTGGGCGGTATGCAGCAGATGGCAGCTCAGATTGAGCACAATGAGATGGATTTGGTCATCTTTTTACGTGACCCGCAGAATCCCAAATCACACGAGCCGGATGTAAACGACGTGGTCCGCCTGTGTGACATCTACAATATTCCCCTTGCCACCAATCTGGCATCTGCCGAACTGCTTATCAAGGCTCTTGACAGAGGGGATATGGAATGGCGCGAGGTAGTCAGGTAA
- a CDS encoding D-alanyl-D-alanine carboxypeptidase family protein — protein MKAVRTRSFLCALLLGAVALSTAGCLSGVKEPYSLEERIPVMEDSLSRTVRYADGFASDLCVVEDEGSFDESYVTSEAAALFDVSDRETLYSKEAFERLYPASITKVMTALVAIKNGDLNARVVVTDDAVITESGATLCGIKPGDTLTLEQLLYGLMLPSGNDAGAAIAVHIAGSIDKFADMMNQEAASLGATGTHFVNPHGLNDPDHYTTAYDLYLIFNEALKYPVFRQIVGTTSYTANYHDKDSQAVTKTWKGGNWFMTRERETPEGLTVFGGKTGTTNAAGYCLIMATRDQDDKEYISVVLKSDSRPGLYDNMTNIISKIVK, from the coding sequence ATGAAGGCAGTGCGGACGCGCAGCTTTCTGTGTGCGCTTCTTCTGGGGGCTGTGGCTCTTTCCACTGCGGGCTGTCTTTCAGGCGTCAAGGAACCCTACAGCCTGGAAGAGCGAATCCCGGTCATGGAGGACAGCCTGTCCCGGACCGTGCGCTATGCAGACGGTTTTGCTTCGGATTTATGCGTAGTGGAGGATGAAGGCAGCTTTGACGAAAGTTACGTGACATCGGAGGCAGCTGCCCTTTTTGATGTCAGCGACAGGGAAACACTCTACAGCAAGGAAGCCTTTGAACGGCTGTATCCGGCCAGCATCACCAAGGTGATGACAGCCCTTGTAGCCATTAAAAACGGTGATTTAAACGCCAGGGTAGTTGTGACGGATGATGCCGTCATCACGGAATCCGGGGCCACCCTGTGCGGCATAAAGCCGGGAGATACCCTGACATTGGAACAGCTTTTATATGGGCTCATGCTGCCTTCAGGCAATGATGCGGGCGCTGCAATCGCGGTGCACATTGCGGGCAGCATTGATAAGTTCGCTGACATGATGAATCAGGAGGCTGCCAGTCTGGGGGCCACCGGAACTCATTTTGTGAACCCTCACGGACTCAACGATCCGGACCATTATACCACGGCCTATGACCTGTACCTCATTTTCAATGAGGCACTCAAATATCCGGTATTCCGGCAGATTGTGGGCACCACATCCTATACGGCCAACTACCACGACAAGGACAGCCAGGCCGTCACCAAGACATGGAAAGGCGGGAACTGGTTTATGACACGGGAGCGGGAGACGCCGGAAGGCCTGACTGTATTCGGTGGAAAGACAGGCACTACAAACGCAGCCGGCTATTGTCTCATCATGGCTACCAGGGACCAGGATGATAAGGAATATATATCTGTTGTATTAAAATCTGACAGCCGACCCGGCCTATATGATAACATGACAAATATAATTTCTAAAATCGTCAAATAG
- a CDS encoding HlyD family efflux transporter periplasmic adaptor subunit: MAKKKSKKVIRYRRPLNINVGMIIFFIIFIYLVFSVYTYLKREKIQFYEVVDGGIVNNRIYNGLILREEQVRTADRSGYINYYLREGKRASVGSRIYSLDETGNLEALLKENAEEGTSLSDDSLLDLKKQLTSFVLSFQNQDFGTIYDARISLDASVMEYSSFSTLDQLDKLAEQSGAVFEQVRSDVSGVVSYGIDSFESMTTSDVDAADFDRSTYVKTVHKSGDLIDSGSPAYKIVTSEKWSIVFPLSDEDAALYNDKTALRVVFRDYSLSTPAAYSTFTGKDGAAYGKLDFSKYMEQFISDRFVDFEIKVDKADGLKIPVSAVTDKNFYLIPLEYMTQGGDSSEDGFYKEVYTENGTSIVFVPTTVYYSDDEFYYVDMGKENGFKAGDYVVRPESSDRYQIGRTASLKGVYNINKGYTIFKQIDILDSNSEYYTVRKNMKYGLSVYDHIVLDASMVEEGQLLYQ; encoded by the coding sequence ATGGCCAAAAAGAAAAGCAAAAAAGTCATACGTTACCGCAGGCCTCTCAACATCAATGTGGGTATGATTATCTTCTTTATCATATTCATCTATCTGGTATTCAGCGTTTATACGTATCTGAAGCGGGAGAAGATCCAGTTTTATGAGGTGGTGGACGGCGGCATCGTCAATAACCGAATCTACAACGGGCTGATTCTCCGTGAGGAGCAGGTGCGAACAGCAGACCGCTCCGGCTATATCAACTATTATCTGCGGGAGGGAAAACGTGCTTCTGTGGGAAGCCGTATTTATTCCCTGGACGAGACAGGAAACCTGGAGGCACTGTTAAAGGAGAACGCCGAGGAAGGCACATCCCTTTCCGACGACAGCTTATTGGACCTGAAAAAACAGCTTACATCCTTTGTTCTGTCCTTCCAGAACCAGGATTTTGGAACCATCTATGACGCCAGGATTTCCCTGGATGCCTCAGTGATGGAGTATTCCAGTTTCAGCACGCTGGACCAGCTGGACAAGCTGGCGGAGCAGTCAGGGGCTGTATTTGAGCAGGTCCGCTCCGATGTATCCGGCGTGGTATCCTACGGCATTGATTCCTTTGAATCCATGACAACGTCAGACGTGGATGCCGCTGATTTTGACCGGAGCACCTACGTAAAGACAGTACATAAATCAGGGGACCTGATTGACAGCGGCTCCCCCGCCTATAAAATTGTTACCTCGGAAAAATGGTCCATTGTGTTTCCGCTGAGCGACGAGGATGCGGCCCTTTATAATGACAAGACCGCCTTACGGGTCGTGTTCCGCGACTATTCCCTCAGCACACCGGCCGCCTATTCCACCTTTACGGGAAAGGACGGGGCTGCCTATGGAAAACTGGATTTCTCAAAATATATGGAACAGTTTATCTCGGACCGCTTTGTGGATTTTGAGATAAAAGTAGATAAGGCCGACGGCCTCAAGATTCCTGTCAGCGCGGTAACGGACAAGAACTTTTATCTTATCCCCCTGGAATACATGACCCAGGGCGGCGATTCCTCAGAGGATGGTTTTTATAAGGAAGTTTATACGGAAAACGGCACATCCATTGTATTCGTCCCCACAACGGTCTACTATTCGGACGATGAATTTTATTACGTGGACATGGGGAAGGAGAACGGTTTTAAAGCAGGGGATTACGTGGTCAGGCCTGAGTCATCAGACCGATACCAGATTGGAAGGACTGCTTCCCTGAAGGGTGTTTACAATATTAATAAAGGCTATACTATTTTTAAACAAATTGATATACTGGATTCCAACAGCGAATATTATACTGTGCGTAAGAACATGAAATACGGCTTGTCCGTGTACGATCATATCGTACTGGATGCCTCCATGGTGGAGGAAGGACAGCTGCTGTACCAGTAA
- a CDS encoding YggS family pyridoxal phosphate-dependent enzyme encodes MIKNQLEEVKKHIEDACRRAGRNPEEVTLIAVSKTKPVSMLMEAYDAGARDFGENKVQEILNKKPELPEDIRWHMIGHLQRNKVHQVIDKAVLIHSVDSLRLAQQIETDAAKLGLDVDILLEVNVAREESKYGFLMEEVEDAIMQIKDFSHVHIKGLMTIAPFVDNPEENRGIFKKLFEFAVDIGDKNIDNVTMSVLSMGMTGDYEVAIEEGATMVRVGTGIFGAR; translated from the coding sequence ATGATAAAAAATCAGCTGGAAGAAGTAAAAAAACATATTGAAGATGCCTGCCGCAGGGCGGGAAGAAATCCTGAGGAAGTGACACTCATCGCAGTCAGCAAGACAAAACCCGTTTCCATGCTTATGGAGGCTTATGACGCGGGGGCCAGGGATTTCGGTGAGAACAAGGTACAGGAAATCCTGAACAAGAAACCGGAGCTTCCGGAAGATATCCGCTGGCACATGATTGGACATCTGCAGCGCAACAAGGTCCATCAGGTCATTGACAAGGCCGTACTGATTCACTCCGTGGACTCTCTGCGCCTGGCGCAGCAGATTGAGACAGACGCGGCAAAGCTGGGGCTGGATGTGGACATCCTTCTGGAGGTCAATGTGGCCCGTGAGGAGAGCAAATACGGGTTCCTCATGGAAGAGGTGGAGGATGCCATCATGCAGATTAAGGATTTCTCCCATGTGCACATTAAGGGGCTTATGACAATTGCGCCTTTTGTAGATAATCCAGAAGAAAATCGTGGAATTTTTAAAAAATTATTTGAATTTGCTGTTGACATAGGTGACAAAAACATTGATAATGTTACTATGAGTGTGCTCTCAATGGGAATGACTGGGGATTATGAGGTTGCC